Proteins encoded in a region of the Zea mays cultivar B73 chromosome 4, Zm-B73-REFERENCE-NAM-5.0, whole genome shotgun sequence genome:
- the LOC542726 gene encoding small ribosomal subunit protein uS15: MGRMHSRGKGISSSALPYKRTPPTWLKTAASDVEEMITKAAKKGQMPSQIGVLLRDQHGIPLVKSVTGSKILRILKAHGLAPEIPEDLYFLIKKAVAIRKHLERNRKDKDSKFRLILVESRIHRLARYYKRTKKLPPTWKYESTTASTLVA; encoded by the exons ATGGGGCGTATGCACAGCCGCGG GAAGGGTATCTCATCGTCGGCGCTTCCCTACAAGAGGACGCCTCCTACCTGGCTCAAGACCGCTGCCTCCGAC GTGGAGGAGATGATCACAAAGGCAGCGAAGAAGGGACAGATGCCGTCGCAGATCGGCGTCCTGCTCCGTGACCAGCACGGTATCCCCCTTGTCAAGAGCGTCACCGGCAGCAAGATCCTCCGCATCCTCAAGGCCCATG GGCTGGCACCAGAAATCCCCGAGGACCTGTACTTCCTCATCAAGAAGGCGGTGGCGATAAGGAAGCACCTTGAGAGGAACAGGAAGGACAAAGACTCTAAATTCAGGCTCATTCTTGTGGAGAGCAGGATCCACCGCCTTGCCCGCTACTACAAGCGCACAAAGAAGCTTCCACCCACCTGGAAGTA TGAGTCAACCACAGCGAGCACTCTGGTGGCCTAA